One genomic region from Streptomyces sp. NBC_00457 encodes:
- a CDS encoding FAD binding domain-containing protein, with product MQLRLPTSIPEVQECLADGAVPIGGATLVWAAWQRDGFPELAVSLRDLPEANTIGAEELGAAVVLHQIDDRVPEVLHRAAAGVGTGAVRRAATVGGNLVGSTLRCLLPAAVVLDARAVVLEPEGLFETDLSDVLAKHQLLVGLRWSAPVISGYRKLEAEAGGPPPFVVASALHADDDGTRLRVAVRDGYEVLSGSVPCAEDSADVLDALHRTDLGTLDPTAWETVRRHVTELLTRSVSG from the coding sequence GTGCAGTTGCGTCTGCCCACGTCCATACCCGAAGTGCAGGAGTGCCTGGCCGACGGGGCGGTGCCGATCGGCGGGGCGACTCTGGTGTGGGCCGCCTGGCAGCGGGACGGCTTCCCCGAACTGGCCGTGTCGCTGCGCGACCTGCCGGAGGCCAACACGATCGGGGCCGAGGAGCTGGGTGCGGCCGTCGTGCTGCATCAGATCGACGACCGGGTGCCGGAGGTGCTGCACCGGGCGGCGGCCGGTGTCGGAACGGGAGCGGTGCGCCGGGCGGCCACGGTCGGCGGCAACCTGGTCGGCAGCACGCTGCGCTGTCTGCTGCCCGCGGCCGTCGTGCTGGACGCCCGCGCGGTGGTGCTGGAACCGGAGGGGCTCTTCGAGACCGACCTCTCGGACGTGCTGGCCAAACACCAACTGCTGGTCGGCCTGCGCTGGAGTGCACCGGTCATCAGCGGCTACCGCAAACTGGAGGCCGAAGCGGGCGGACCGCCGCCCTTCGTCGTCGCCTCCGCCCTGCACGCCGACGACGACGGCACCCGACTGCGCGTCGCCGTCCGCGACGGCTACGAGGTCCTCAGCGGCAGCGTCCCGTGTGCCGAAGACAGCGCGGACGTGCTCGACGCCCTGCACCGCACCGACCTCGGCACACTCGACCCCACCGCGTGGGAGACGGTCCGCCGGCACGTCACCGAACTGCTGACCCGCTCCGTCAGCGGGTGA
- a CDS encoding MurR/RpiR family transcriptional regulator, whose product MEISQAGSAAPGGLTRLRATVRELWDELSASERTVAQYLVSAPVEQVMFASTQELGTASGTSNATVVRALQRLGYAGLPALKRELAADFTAAQAPDVRLAQRIAHVGKDLDKIWNDVFDETQERVDQCRRLADTKALERAVTVLAEAREVLCYGVAACELAARHLSRSLGRIGRRARFVGDTGFALADALLALGQGDAVVIFQPGRPLSELTVLVERARAVGARVVFVTDELSEAFGDRVDSVLLAPYTPTGSTNEALTGLVVADVLLLALTTLDETSAVEHAHQLDALRGQLLNPGGRTR is encoded by the coding sequence ATGGAAATTTCACAGGCAGGCAGTGCGGCCCCGGGAGGCCTGACCCGGCTGCGGGCCACCGTCCGGGAGCTGTGGGACGAGCTGTCCGCCTCCGAGCGGACGGTCGCGCAGTATCTGGTGAGCGCCCCGGTGGAACAGGTGATGTTCGCCAGCACCCAGGAGCTGGGCACCGCGAGCGGCACCAGCAACGCCACCGTCGTACGCGCCCTCCAACGCCTGGGATACGCCGGACTGCCCGCGCTCAAGCGGGAGTTGGCCGCCGACTTCACCGCCGCCCAGGCCCCCGACGTCCGGCTCGCCCAGCGCATCGCCCATGTCGGCAAGGACCTCGACAAGATCTGGAACGACGTCTTCGACGAGACGCAGGAACGCGTCGACCAGTGCCGCCGACTCGCCGACACCAAGGCCCTGGAGCGAGCGGTCACGGTCCTGGCCGAGGCCCGCGAGGTGCTCTGCTACGGAGTGGCCGCCTGCGAACTGGCGGCACGCCACCTGTCCCGCTCCCTCGGCCGCATCGGCCGCCGGGCCCGCTTCGTCGGAGACACCGGCTTCGCCCTCGCCGACGCGCTGCTCGCTCTCGGCCAGGGCGACGCCGTCGTGATCTTCCAGCCGGGACGGCCGCTGTCGGAACTCACCGTGCTCGTCGAACGGGCCCGCGCCGTCGGCGCCCGGGTCGTCTTCGTCACCGACGAACTGAGCGAGGCTTTCGGGGACCGCGTCGACTCGGTCCTCCTCGCCCCCTACACCCCGACCGGAAGCACCAATGAAGCGCTGACCGGCCTCGTCGTCGCGGACGTCCTCCTGCTCGCCCTCACCACGCTCGACGAGACGTCAGCCGTCGAGCACGCCCACCAGCTCGACGCCCTGCGTGGCCAGTTGCTCAACCCTGGGGGGCGCACGCGCTGA
- a CDS encoding C45 family peptidase, with protein sequence MKRSLPVVDISGTPSQRGRQYGEAVAPQLGAALGYYAEAFGVSSGLTWPQVTARAARWLEPVRDYAPHLLEEMQGIADGAGVDLLDVLALNARGEVIYDDSFARMREGRTTVPAEEPAEGCTSFAAYGPASGDGHVWAGQNWDWRAGVGDTVVMLRIVQPPKPTVIMQVEAGQIGRQGANSAGIALNANGLGGRFDDAVGLPQTVIRRSVLDQSSITDALEVLCRTRAHIASNALLTCREGFAVDIETTPAGHGWMYPADGLLVHGNHYQAGVPAALAADYRPISPDSLVRVPRAEDGLRLLREATGPDESRKLIKQAMSDHLGFPESLCTHADPRTPEIKHWTTLVSSCVDLTAGDYHVTAGTPCDREYQHLPWNLYDGPHAPN encoded by the coding sequence ATGAAACGCAGCCTTCCGGTCGTTGACATCTCCGGGACCCCGTCCCAGAGGGGTCGGCAGTACGGAGAGGCCGTGGCCCCCCAGCTGGGCGCCGCCCTCGGTTACTACGCGGAGGCCTTCGGGGTGTCCTCGGGCCTGACCTGGCCGCAGGTCACCGCGCGTGCCGCCCGCTGGCTGGAGCCCGTCCGTGACTACGCGCCCCACCTGCTGGAGGAGATGCAGGGCATCGCCGACGGCGCCGGCGTCGACCTGCTCGACGTGCTCGCGCTGAACGCACGCGGCGAGGTCATCTACGACGACTCCTTCGCGCGGATGCGGGAAGGGCGTACGACCGTACCCGCGGAGGAGCCCGCCGAGGGCTGCACCTCGTTCGCCGCGTACGGCCCGGCGAGCGGCGACGGCCATGTGTGGGCGGGCCAGAACTGGGACTGGCGGGCCGGAGTCGGCGACACCGTCGTCATGCTCCGGATCGTCCAGCCGCCGAAGCCCACCGTGATCATGCAGGTGGAGGCCGGGCAGATCGGCCGCCAGGGCGCCAACTCCGCGGGCATCGCCCTCAACGCCAACGGCCTCGGCGGACGCTTCGACGACGCCGTGGGCCTGCCGCAGACCGTGATCCGGCGCAGCGTCCTGGACCAGTCGAGCATCACGGACGCACTGGAGGTGCTCTGCCGGACCCGTGCGCACATCGCCAGCAACGCCCTGCTGACCTGCCGTGAAGGCTTCGCCGTCGACATCGAGACCACCCCGGCAGGGCACGGCTGGATGTACCCGGCCGACGGACTGCTCGTGCACGGCAACCACTACCAGGCCGGCGTCCCCGCCGCCCTCGCCGCGGACTACCGGCCGATCTCCCCCGACTCGCTCGTCCGCGTCCCCCGCGCCGAGGACGGTCTGCGTCTGCTGCGCGAGGCCACCGGCCCGGACGAGTCCCGCAAGCTGATCAAGCAGGCGATGTCGGACCACCTCGGCTTCCCCGAGTCCCTCTGCACCCACGCCGATCCCCGCACGCCCGAGATCAAGCACTGGACCACGCTCGTGTCCTCCTGTGTGGACCTCACCGCGGGCGACTACCACGTCACGGCCGGCACCCCCTGCGACCGCGAGTACCAGCACCTGCCCTGGAACCTCTACGACGGCCCCCACGCCCCGAACTGA
- a CDS encoding ABC transporter substrate-binding protein, protein MKLSTCLAAVGLAGAMTLTAACSGADTGSAEGTANVDVSKLKLTPTTAAAKGAVDSVNWLLEDEPESLDLDTQGGSAGRTVLSNVCERLYQLQPDMSVSPSLVARETRPDARTLVLTLRDDVTFHDGSAMTADDVLSSLRRHAEPEMEQSDEFANVSRMTKTGDREITVAFKQPDALFTKALAGDAGLVYNREQVEKAGDDFGTPGQGDACSGPYELTGWKSGDSITLTRSDDYWGEQPLTKRVVFRWAADSAMVNALSTGAADGAYLDTVSSAAALRGKSGLDQHYGPSTAALALIPTERGGLADPDVRKALSLALDREGIAKSGYGGLVQPWATAVGSGAWGYEKAAFEAAQKQLTGAPTKPDAEDLAAAKDLVKNAKSAPDTPIVIGTDSTQGRLVIANAVRAALTQIGLKAQIKTVPSATYGEFYGDQEARADIDVLVADWYISKSDPAGFYDNGVSDSSNNWVGFSSAAFDSKIEEALRTIDDRKRAALVIDAQRLFSESAVWVPVAQMPTVLVLSDELTGPPASMAYLYSPWAARLGAKKG, encoded by the coding sequence ATGAAACTCTCGACCTGTCTCGCCGCCGTCGGCCTCGCCGGCGCGATGACCCTGACCGCCGCGTGCAGCGGCGCCGACACCGGTTCCGCCGAGGGCACCGCGAACGTCGACGTCTCGAAGCTGAAGCTCACCCCGACCACCGCCGCGGCCAAAGGCGCCGTCGACTCGGTGAACTGGCTGCTCGAGGACGAACCCGAGTCCCTCGACCTCGACACCCAGGGCGGCAGCGCCGGCCGCACCGTCCTGAGCAACGTCTGCGAACGCCTCTACCAGCTCCAGCCGGACATGTCCGTGAGCCCCTCCCTCGTGGCGAGGGAGACCAGGCCGGACGCCAGGACCCTCGTCCTGACCCTGCGCGACGACGTCACCTTCCACGACGGCTCCGCGATGACCGCCGACGACGTCCTCTCCAGCCTGCGGCGTCACGCCGAGCCGGAGATGGAGCAGTCCGACGAGTTCGCGAACGTGAGCCGGATGACCAAGACCGGCGACCGCGAGATCACCGTCGCGTTCAAGCAGCCCGACGCCCTGTTCACCAAGGCGCTCGCGGGCGACGCCGGGCTCGTCTACAACCGCGAGCAGGTCGAGAAGGCGGGCGACGACTTCGGCACGCCCGGCCAGGGCGACGCCTGCTCGGGACCGTACGAGCTGACCGGCTGGAAGTCCGGCGACTCGATCACCCTCACCCGCTCCGACGACTACTGGGGCGAGCAGCCGCTGACCAAGCGGGTCGTCTTCCGCTGGGCCGCGGACAGCGCGATGGTCAACGCGCTGAGCACCGGCGCCGCCGACGGCGCCTACCTCGACACCGTCTCCTCGGCCGCCGCCCTGCGCGGGAAGTCCGGCCTCGACCAGCACTACGGACCGAGCACCGCCGCCCTCGCCCTCATCCCCACCGAACGCGGCGGACTCGCCGACCCCGACGTCCGCAAGGCCCTGTCCCTGGCCCTCGACCGCGAGGGCATCGCCAAGTCCGGCTACGGCGGACTCGTTCAGCCGTGGGCCACCGCCGTCGGCTCCGGGGCCTGGGGCTACGAGAAGGCCGCGTTCGAAGCCGCCCAGAAGCAGCTCACCGGCGCCCCCACCAAGCCCGACGCGGAGGATCTGGCCGCGGCGAAGGACCTCGTCAAGAACGCCAAGTCCGCGCCCGACACCCCCATCGTGATCGGCACCGACAGCACCCAGGGCCGCCTCGTCATCGCCAACGCCGTACGCGCCGCCCTGACCCAGATCGGCCTCAAGGCACAGATCAAGACGGTTCCCTCCGCCACGTACGGAGAGTTCTACGGCGACCAGGAGGCCCGTGCGGACATCGACGTCCTGGTGGCCGACTGGTACATCTCCAAGAGCGATCCGGCCGGCTTCTACGACAACGGCGTCTCCGACAGCTCCAACAACTGGGTCGGATTCAGCAGCGCCGCCTTCGACAGCAAGATCGAAGAAGCGTTGCGCACGATCGACGACCGCAAGCGCGCAGCCCTCGTCATCGACGCCCAGCGGCTCTTCAGTGAGTCCGCCGTGTGGGTCCCCGTCGCCCAGATGCCGACCGTCCTCGTCCTGAGCGACGAGCTGACGGGCCCGCCGGCCTCCATGGCGTACCTCTACTCACCGTGGGCCGCGCGGCTCGGCGCGAAGAAGGGCTGA
- a CDS encoding ABC transporter permease has product MIGALGRRIAGLVATLLAASFVIFAAVYAAPGDPAVFLAGGRDKLTPERLATVREQYHLDEPLVVQYGRWLWDCVHLDLGRSFQYSDQVTDLLGARFPTTLALVGYATVLFVVLGVGAGILAAVRRGTWVDSAVVGGTTLTASVPSFVGGIALVALFGVELGWFPVTGGGEGFAGTLHHLTLPAVAMALGALAVISRVTRQAMVDAGTAEHVAVARAAGLPEREIIRRHVLRNALGPIVTMCGLVTAGMLAGTVAIETVFGISGIGSLLVGAINSHDFPVAQAVLLLMVTSYIVVTTVVDLAHPLLDPRLKSMRSPA; this is encoded by the coding sequence ATGATCGGCGCCCTTGGACGGCGGATCGCGGGACTGGTGGCCACCTTGCTGGCGGCATCCTTCGTGATCTTCGCCGCCGTGTACGCGGCCCCCGGCGACCCCGCCGTCTTCCTGGCCGGCGGACGCGACAAGCTCACCCCGGAGCGGCTCGCCACGGTCCGGGAGCAGTACCACCTCGACGAGCCCCTGGTCGTCCAGTACGGCCGCTGGCTCTGGGACTGCGTACACCTCGACCTCGGCCGCTCCTTCCAGTACAGCGACCAGGTCACCGACCTGCTCGGGGCGCGCTTTCCCACCACGCTCGCCCTCGTCGGCTACGCCACCGTCCTGTTCGTCGTCCTGGGCGTCGGCGCCGGCATCCTCGCCGCCGTCCGGCGCGGCACCTGGGTCGACTCGGCCGTGGTCGGCGGCACCACCCTCACCGCGTCCGTGCCGTCCTTCGTCGGCGGCATCGCCCTGGTCGCCCTGTTCGGCGTCGAACTCGGCTGGTTCCCGGTGACGGGCGGCGGCGAGGGCTTCGCCGGAACCCTCCACCACCTGACCCTGCCCGCCGTGGCCATGGCCCTCGGCGCGCTCGCCGTCATCAGCCGGGTCACCCGCCAGGCCATGGTGGACGCGGGCACCGCCGAGCATGTGGCGGTGGCCCGGGCCGCCGGACTGCCCGAACGGGAGATCATCCGCCGGCATGTCCTGCGCAACGCGCTGGGCCCGATCGTCACCATGTGCGGTCTGGTCACCGCGGGCATGCTCGCCGGCACCGTCGCCATCGAGACCGTCTTCGGGATCAGCGGCATCGGCTCCCTGCTGGTCGGCGCCATCAACAGCCATGACTTCCCGGTCGCCCAGGCGGTCCTGCTGCTCATGGTCACCTCGTACATCGTCGTCACCACCGTCGTGGACCTCGCGCACCCCCTGCTCGACCCGCGCCTCAAGAGCATGAGGAGCCCCGCATGA
- a CDS encoding ABC transporter permease codes for MTAVPAGVLLPLRMRPRRPLGVLVSGAFLGLVVLAAVLAPLLAPYAPDAVDLSSSLAGTTGAHPLGTDASGQDLLSRVLYGARTSLIAPLLLLLLAAVLGVTLGTVAAWRGGWVDTLVSRITDVMYAFPGLLFVVLIIAVFGTGMTTSVIALGLAFAPTIAKYTRSVALAERSKSYIDAYRVQGMSGARICVAHLVPNLARSIAGYLVVLFGESLMSLATLSYLGFGAQPPSSDWGLMVQEGQAAIVQGALLPALVPGTAIAAVVVAFNVVGVWAADRLGARR; via the coding sequence ATGACCGCCGTCCCCGCCGGCGTCCTTCTCCCTCTGCGAATGCGCCCCCGCCGCCCCCTGGGCGTGCTCGTCTCCGGCGCCTTCCTCGGGCTGGTGGTGCTCGCCGCCGTACTCGCCCCACTGCTCGCGCCGTACGCACCGGACGCCGTAGACCTGTCGTCGTCCCTGGCCGGCACCACCGGCGCCCACCCCCTCGGCACCGACGCCTCCGGCCAGGACCTGCTCTCCCGCGTCCTCTACGGAGCCCGCACGAGCCTGATCGCTCCGCTGCTGCTGCTCCTGCTGGCCGCCGTCCTCGGCGTCACCCTCGGCACGGTCGCGGCGTGGCGGGGCGGCTGGGTGGACACGCTGGTCTCCCGGATCACCGACGTCATGTACGCGTTCCCGGGCCTGCTGTTCGTCGTGCTGATCATCGCCGTGTTCGGCACCGGGATGACCACGTCCGTGATCGCGCTCGGGCTGGCCTTCGCCCCGACGATCGCGAAGTACACCCGCAGCGTCGCCCTGGCCGAACGGTCCAAGTCCTACATCGACGCCTACCGCGTCCAGGGCATGAGCGGCGCCCGGATCTGCGTGGCCCACCTCGTGCCCAACCTCGCCCGCTCGATCGCCGGCTATCTGGTGGTCCTGTTCGGCGAGTCCCTGATGAGCCTCGCCACCCTCAGCTACCTCGGCTTCGGCGCCCAGCCGCCCAGCTCCGACTGGGGGCTCATGGTGCAGGAGGGACAGGCCGCGATCGTCCAGGGTGCCCTGCTCCCCGCACTCGTGCCGGGTACCGCCATCGCCGCCGTCGTGGTGGCCTTCAACGTGGTCGGCGTCTGGGCCGCCGACCGGCTCGGCGCCAGGAGGTAG
- a CDS encoding ABC transporter ATP-binding protein: MLLDIENLTVLLPGAARPLLADVSLRVRSGEVVGLVGESGSGKSTTAKAVLNILPDDARAEGRVLVDGTDALSLTGARLREHRSRTVAMVHQDPRSALNPVRRIGDFLTERLARTGTTDKRAARGRAVELLDAVGLPDPERHVRQHPHELSGGMLQRVVIAGALATEPALLLADEATSALDVTTQADILALLRTLREQRDLGLLFITHDLHLAAAYCDRVYVMYAGRVAEEQDAHRLFSDARHPYTRGLLACSPELGETTRPLAPIPGRPPSLADTFPGCPFAPRCAHAEPACDTWQPEPLPVPGGGVAACRRLPDLPDVDVPAPSDQLDPAAQATGSTR, from the coding sequence ATGCTGCTCGACATCGAGAACCTGACCGTGCTGCTGCCCGGCGCCGCCCGGCCCCTGCTCGCGGACGTGTCCCTGCGGGTCCGCAGCGGAGAGGTCGTCGGCCTCGTCGGCGAATCCGGCTCCGGCAAGTCCACCACCGCCAAGGCCGTGCTGAACATCCTCCCCGACGACGCGCGGGCCGAGGGCCGCGTCCTGGTCGACGGCACCGACGCCCTGTCCCTGACCGGCGCACGGCTGCGCGAGCATCGCTCCCGCACGGTCGCCATGGTCCACCAGGACCCGCGCTCCGCGCTGAACCCGGTACGCCGGATCGGGGACTTCCTGACCGAACGGCTGGCCCGCACCGGCACCACGGACAAGCGCGCCGCCCGCGGCCGCGCCGTCGAACTCCTCGACGCCGTAGGCCTGCCGGACCCCGAACGACACGTCCGGCAGCATCCCCACGAACTGTCCGGCGGCATGCTGCAGCGCGTCGTCATCGCCGGCGCCCTCGCCACCGAGCCCGCGCTGCTGCTCGCCGACGAGGCCACCAGCGCGCTGGACGTCACCACGCAGGCCGACATCCTCGCCCTGCTGCGCACCCTGCGCGAGCAGCGCGACCTGGGGCTGCTGTTCATCACCCACGACCTGCACCTGGCCGCCGCCTACTGCGACAGGGTGTACGTCATGTACGCGGGCCGCGTCGCCGAGGAGCAGGACGCGCACCGCCTCTTCTCCGACGCCCGCCACCCCTACACCCGCGGGCTGCTGGCGTGCTCACCCGAACTGGGCGAGACGACCCGGCCCCTGGCCCCGATCCCCGGCCGCCCGCCCTCGCTCGCGGACACGTTCCCCGGCTGCCCCTTCGCCCCCCGGTGCGCACACGCCGAACCGGCCTGCGACACCTGGCAGCCGGAGCCGCTCCCGGTCCCGGGCGGCGGCGTGGCAGCGTGCCGCCGTCTGCCCGACCTGCCGGACGTCGACGTCCCTGCCCCGTCCGACCAGCTCGATCCGGCCGCGCAGGCCACCGGGAGTACACGGTGA
- a CDS encoding ABC transporter ATP-binding protein, translating to MATPLLVVDAVRKTYRLPDGDRLTAADQVSFTVPRGGSVGIVGESGSGKSTVARMLVGLTRPDSGTITVNGKDRTPGRGRRTRRDRLARAREIQMVFQDPYVSLDPRLTARQCLRIALGLHGHPSTDTHVAALLDQVGLGTREADAKPHELSGGQRQRLAIARALAVEPRILVLDEAVAALDVSIQAQILQLLGDIRRATGVALVFVSHDLAVVHHITDETVVMRRGVVVEQGPTPSVLSAPEHAYTRRLLASVPRQGWDPAEARL from the coding sequence ATCGCCACGCCCCTGCTCGTCGTCGACGCCGTGCGCAAGACCTACCGGCTGCCGGACGGCGACCGGCTCACCGCCGCCGACCAGGTCTCCTTCACCGTTCCCCGCGGCGGCTCCGTCGGCATCGTGGGGGAGTCCGGGTCGGGCAAGAGCACCGTCGCCCGGATGCTCGTCGGCCTGACCCGGCCCGACTCCGGCACGATCACGGTGAACGGAAAGGACCGCACACCCGGCCGCGGACGACGCACCCGCCGCGACCGGCTGGCCCGGGCACGTGAGATCCAGATGGTCTTCCAGGACCCCTACGTCTCACTCGACCCGCGGCTCACGGCCCGCCAGTGCCTGCGCATCGCGCTCGGGCTGCACGGCCACCCCTCGACGGACACCCATGTCGCCGCCCTGCTCGACCAGGTCGGCCTGGGCACCCGCGAGGCGGACGCCAAGCCGCACGAACTCTCCGGCGGCCAGCGGCAGCGCCTCGCCATCGCCCGGGCACTCGCCGTCGAACCACGGATCCTGGTCCTCGACGAAGCGGTCGCCGCGCTCGACGTGTCGATCCAGGCCCAGATCCTCCAGCTCCTCGGCGACATCCGACGCGCCACGGGCGTGGCGCTCGTCTTCGTCAGCCATGACCTGGCCGTCGTGCACCACATCACCGACGAGACGGTGGTGATGCGCCGGGGTGTCGTGGTCGAGCAGGGCCCGACCCCGAGCGTGCTCAGCGCCCCCGAGCACGCGTACACCCGGCGGCTCCTCGCCTCGGTGCCCCGCCAGGGCTGGGACCCGGCCGAAGCCCGGCTGTAG
- a CDS encoding class F sortase has protein sequence MAASPPSPTDAETAPTSLGSRRLATIFWSGVALVVVAVSVFGGEDEPSGTGHAHHAAPAATSSASPASSSSATPRAGKHMPRSTPIRLRIPKISVDAPFTPLAIGRSGQLEAPPADEVNLVGWYAKGVSPGEAGTSIIAGHVDTATSPAVFAELGELEKGDRFRVKRADRRIATFVVDSVETFEKDSFPDERVYADTPQAQVRLITCAGDYDRSAKDYTENLVVFAHLV, from the coding sequence ATGGCAGCCAGCCCTCCTTCCCCTACCGACGCCGAAACGGCGCCCACGTCGCTGGGATCCCGCAGACTCGCGACGATCTTCTGGAGTGGGGTCGCCCTGGTCGTCGTGGCAGTGAGCGTGTTCGGCGGTGAGGACGAGCCGTCCGGAACCGGACACGCGCACCATGCCGCACCGGCCGCCACGTCGTCGGCGTCCCCGGCCTCGTCCTCTTCCGCGACGCCCCGAGCCGGAAAGCACATGCCGCGGTCCACACCGATCCGTCTGCGTATCCCGAAGATCTCGGTCGACGCGCCCTTCACCCCTCTCGCCATCGGCCGCTCGGGACAGCTTGAGGCCCCACCGGCGGACGAGGTCAATCTCGTGGGCTGGTACGCCAAGGGCGTGTCCCCGGGGGAGGCGGGTACGTCGATCATCGCCGGGCACGTGGACACGGCGACGTCTCCGGCCGTGTTCGCGGAACTCGGCGAGCTGGAGAAGGGCGACCGGTTCCGGGTGAAGCGAGCCGACCGGCGCATCGCGACGTTCGTGGTCGACAGCGTGGAGACCTTCGAGAAGGACAGCTTCCCCGACGAGCGGGTGTACGCCGACACCCCGCAGGCCCAGGTCCGGCTCATCACCTGCGCCGGGGACTACGACCGCAGCGCCAAGGACTACACGGAGAACCTCGTCGTCTTCGCCCACCTCGTCTGA
- a CDS encoding VOC family protein, protein MASRLNPYLSFDGDARQALEFYQEVFGGTLKVNTYGEFGQSDAPNADKIMHGMLETPSGYTLMGADAPPGMPNNPGNNFSVSLSGDDDAELRGYWEKLSDGGTVSVPFEKQMWGDIFGMCTDRFGIPWMVDIVQQSS, encoded by the coding sequence ATGGCCTCGCGCCTCAACCCATACCTCAGCTTCGACGGCGACGCCAGGCAGGCGTTGGAGTTCTACCAAGAGGTCTTCGGCGGCACGCTGAAGGTCAACACCTACGGCGAGTTCGGGCAGTCGGACGCGCCCAACGCCGACAAGATCATGCACGGCATGCTGGAGACCCCGAGCGGCTACACCCTGATGGGCGCCGACGCCCCGCCCGGAATGCCGAACAACCCGGGCAACAACTTCTCCGTGAGTCTGAGCGGCGACGACGACGCCGAGCTGCGCGGGTACTGGGAGAAGTTGTCCGACGGCGGCACCGTGTCCGTGCCGTTCGAGAAGCAGATGTGGGGCGACATCTTCGGGATGTGCACGGACCGCTTCGGCATCCCGTGGATGGTCGACATCGTCCAGCAGAGCAGCTGA